A single window of Gossypium hirsutum isolate 1008001.06 chromosome A10, Gossypium_hirsutum_v2.1, whole genome shotgun sequence DNA harbors:
- the LOC107925144 gene encoding probable pre-mRNA-splicing factor ATP-dependent RNA helicase DEAH9, producing the protein MAQFWKPGTEKPRLLEDEDGGVIFLSSSYSSSSSGYGYVSIEKRRQRLPVYKYRTAILYLAESYATTIVVGETGSGKTTQIPQFLKEAGWADGGRVIACTQPRRQAMQEALNSYLSASSSFSIECKCNIHI; encoded by the exons ATGGCGCAGTTCTGGAAACCGGGAACCGAGAAGCCCCGCCTCCTCGAGGACGAGGATGGCGGTGTTATTTTCTTGTCATCTTCTTACTCTTCATCTTCTTCTGG ATATGGGTACGTGAGCATTGAGAAGCGAAGACAGAGGCTTCCTGTTTATAAGTATAGAACTGCTATTCTTTATTTAGCGGAGTCTTACGCTACTACCATTGTTGTTGGTGAAACGGGTAGTGGTAAAACCACTCAAATTCCACAG TTTTTAAAAGAAGCTGGTTGGGCTGATGGTGGGCGTGTTATAGCTTGCACGCAACCAAGACGACAAGCTATGCAGGAAGCTTTGAACTCCTATTTGTCTGCatcttcatctttttcaattgAATGTAAATGTAACATTCATATCTAA